One window of Mediterraneibacter gnavus ATCC 29149 genomic DNA carries:
- a CDS encoding Cof-type HAD-IIB family hydrolase, whose protein sequence is MIKVIASDMDGTLLGNDHKVAPETLKAIHEACDAGIRFMIATGRNFKGAMEELKETDIVCDYIVGSGAEVRDQKQQIVSTAPLSMELCEEIYENLKEFPVSIIFSSGDYDYRIGTKKEIEESFLKQIQLFHMDTGQDTDESAVLSSPLYRRIVENTKIISEFQELEESQVSVYKVFLYSNDLEMLARISKKLEKNKKLAVASSFKTNLEITAVEAQKGPVLKQYIESLGYTMDEVMVLGDSLNDYSMLSMDFGATVAMENAMPEVKTVSKYITKSNEEFGVAYAIYGVLAQIRKENAGWMSEV, encoded by the coding sequence ATGATAAAAGTAATAGCAAGCGATATGGATGGAACTCTTCTTGGTAATGACCATAAAGTAGCGCCTGAGACATTAAAAGCAATCCATGAGGCATGCGATGCGGGAATCCGTTTTATGATCGCCACAGGACGAAACTTTAAAGGCGCAATGGAAGAATTAAAAGAAACAGATATTGTCTGTGATTATATTGTCGGAAGCGGAGCGGAAGTGCGGGATCAAAAGCAGCAGATCGTCAGTACAGCACCGCTTTCGATGGAGTTGTGTGAGGAGATTTACGAAAATCTGAAAGAATTTCCGGTTTCGATCATTTTCAGTTCCGGAGATTATGACTACCGGATCGGAACGAAAAAAGAAATCGAAGAAAGTTTTTTGAAACAGATCCAGCTGTTTCATATGGATACCGGTCAGGATACGGATGAGAGTGCTGTTTTATCTTCCCCTCTCTATCGGAGAATCGTAGAAAATACGAAGATCATCTCCGAATTTCAAGAACTGGAAGAGTCGCAGGTATCAGTCTACAAAGTATTTTTGTATTCCAACGACCTGGAAATGCTGGCAAGGATCAGCAAAAAACTGGAGAAAAATAAAAAACTGGCAGTGGCTTCCTCTTTTAAGACAAACTTAGAGATTACGGCAGTGGAGGCACAGAAAGGACCGGTCTTAAAACAGTACATCGAATCACTGGGGTATACGATGGATGAGGTGATGGTTCTTGGAGACAGCCTGAATGATTATTCCATGCTGTCTATGGATTTTGGAGCAACAGTGGCGATGGAGAATGCAATGCCGGAAGTGAAGACGGTTTCAAAATATATCACAAAGTCCAATGAAGAGTTTGGAGTTGCATATGCAATCTACGGAGTGCTTGCACAGATCAGAAAGGAGAATGCAGGATGGATGTCAGAAGTATGA
- a CDS encoding ATP-binding protein: MDIKRAKQEIKDSIEAYLAKDEFGDYRIPAIRQRPIFLVGPPGIGKTQIMEQIAKECRIGLVAYTITHHTRQSAVGLPFIQEKEYGGKTVSVTEYTMSEIIASVYDKIEKTGIREGILFLDEINCVSETLAPTMLQFLQGKTFGNQKVPEGWIIVTAGNPPEYNKSVREFDVVTLDRIKRIDVEENFEVWKEYAYRQGIHPAVISYLEIRRKNFYRIENTVDGKVFATARGWEDLSQLIQVYEMLEKTVDRDVVYQYIQHKMIAKDFANYLALYYKYKQDYAVEDLLKGEWNPSIIQKIKNAPLDEHLSIAGLLSGRLGEAFAACYRADAMVTKIYEYMLLYREHQKEWSLETVIGQITQDLEAGKKAEQLTRTEEKTMQKAEAFFETARIRVNESSGSKEAVYEEVKAQFEAEAERLEEQTEEAAGMLQHVFAFLEAAFGESQEMVAFITELNANYYSVWFIKENGSDAYYRYNKGLLFEERQQKILGQMEEVETLLNAGIKS, from the coding sequence ATGGATATAAAGCGAGCAAAACAGGAAATTAAAGATTCTATTGAGGCATATTTGGCCAAAGATGAATTTGGAGATTATCGGATTCCGGCGATCCGCCAGAGACCGATCTTTCTGGTGGGACCTCCGGGAATCGGAAAAACACAGATTATGGAACAGATTGCGAAAGAATGCCGTATCGGGCTGGTAGCATACACGATCACACATCATACAAGACAGAGTGCGGTAGGGCTGCCGTTTATTCAGGAAAAAGAGTACGGTGGGAAAACGGTATCTGTAACAGAGTACACGATGAGTGAGATTATCGCATCTGTGTATGACAAGATTGAGAAGACCGGAATTCGGGAAGGAATCTTGTTTCTGGATGAGATCAACTGCGTGTCAGAGACGCTGGCGCCGACGATGCTGCAGTTTCTCCAGGGCAAAACATTTGGAAATCAGAAGGTGCCGGAAGGCTGGATTATCGTAACAGCGGGAAATCCACCGGAGTACAACAAATCCGTGCGTGAATTTGACGTGGTGACACTGGATCGTATCAAACGGATCGATGTGGAGGAAAATTTCGAAGTATGGAAAGAATATGCATATCGTCAGGGAATCCACCCGGCAGTGATCTCTTATCTTGAAATCCGCAGAAAGAATTTTTATCGGATTGAGAATACAGTAGATGGAAAAGTATTTGCGACAGCAAGAGGCTGGGAAGATTTATCCCAACTGATACAGGTGTATGAGATGTTGGAAAAGACAGTGGACAGGGATGTGGTCTATCAGTATATCCAGCACAAGATGATCGCAAAAGATTTTGCAAACTATCTGGCGCTTTATTATAAGTACAAACAGGATTATGCAGTGGAAGATCTGTTAAAAGGAGAATGGAATCCGTCCATAATTCAGAAGATCAAGAATGCGCCGCTGGATGAGCATCTGAGCATCGCAGGACTTTTGAGCGGCCGTCTTGGCGAGGCGTTTGCAGCCTGTTATCGGGCAGATGCAATGGTCACGAAAATTTATGAATACATGCTTTTATATCGGGAGCATCAGAAAGAGTGGTCTTTGGAAACGGTGATCGGACAGATTACGCAGGATCTGGAAGCAGGAAAAAAAGCGGAGCAGCTGACCCGCACAGAAGAGAAAACCATGCAGAAGGCAGAAGCGTTTTTTGAAACTGCCAGAATCCGTGTGAATGAGTCATCCGGTTCCAAAGAAGCGGTCTATGAGGAAGTCAAAGCACAGTTTGAAGCGGAGGCAGAGAGGCTGGAGGAACAGACAGAAGAGGCAGCCGGTATGCTGCAGCATGTGTTTGCGTTTCTGGAAGCTGCATTTGGAGAGAGCCAGGAGATGGTGGCATTTATTACAGAATTAAATGCGAATTACTACAGTGTGTGGTTTATCAAAGAAAACGGATCCGATGCGTACTATCGGTATAATAAAGGGCTTTTATTTGAAGAACGGCAGCAGAAGATCCTCGGGCAGATGGAGGAAGTGGAAACATTGTTAAATGCCGGGATTAAATCGTAA
- a CDS encoding VWA-like domain-containing protein, translating to MRMEEENSREAAEKLQQIGSSILGAARDELYLGMRFLDVALSSFVYQMDSSVSPFGTDGAVIYFHPQQLGGLYRQNRILVNRGYLHMVFHCIFRHFIKQGMDGRYWNLSCDIAAEHMIDGIYHRSVRFSRSLLRRETYRKLEAEKKVLNAERIYRILTAWELEEKELLKLEQEFYQDDHRYWENQKPDQKPSPQMNQKWQEINEEMETDLETFSKEASRQTGDFLDQVKIENRKRQDYREFLRKFAVFREENGVDPDTFDYTFYSYGLQMYGNMPLIEPQETKEVKKVAEFVIVIDTSMSCSQNLVRKFLEETYGILCEEDSFFKKTNIHILQCDETVQSDQKITSKEELKEYMEHLKLYGEGGTDFRPAFAYVDQMLENHEFEELKGLLYFTDGYGIYPGKMSAYKTAFVFMQEDYRDVDVPAWALKLIIEESEMGGDTWI from the coding sequence ATGCGTATGGAAGAAGAAAACAGTAGAGAAGCAGCCGAAAAGCTTCAACAGATCGGCAGCAGTATTTTAGGTGCTGCAAGGGATGAGCTGTATCTGGGAATGCGTTTTCTGGATGTGGCGCTGAGCAGTTTTGTATATCAGATGGATTCGTCTGTCAGTCCCTTTGGAACGGATGGAGCAGTGATATATTTTCACCCGCAGCAGCTTGGGGGCTTGTACCGGCAGAATCGGATTCTTGTGAACCGGGGATATCTGCACATGGTGTTTCACTGTATTTTCCGGCATTTTATCAAACAGGGCATGGACGGGCGCTATTGGAATTTGAGCTGTGATATTGCAGCAGAGCATATGATAGATGGGATTTATCACAGAAGTGTCCGATTTTCCAGGAGTCTTCTCAGACGGGAGACCTACCGGAAGCTGGAAGCAGAGAAAAAAGTTCTGAATGCCGAGCGTATCTATCGGATTCTGACTGCCTGGGAGTTAGAAGAGAAAGAATTGTTGAAGCTGGAGCAGGAGTTTTATCAGGATGACCACAGATACTGGGAGAATCAAAAACCGGATCAGAAGCCAAGCCCGCAGATGAACCAGAAATGGCAGGAGATCAATGAAGAGATGGAGACCGATCTGGAGACATTTTCAAAAGAGGCATCCAGGCAGACCGGAGATTTTCTGGATCAGGTAAAAATCGAAAACAGGAAACGACAGGATTACCGGGAATTTTTACGGAAATTTGCGGTGTTTAGGGAGGAAAACGGTGTGGATCCGGATACGTTCGATTATACGTTTTACAGTTATGGACTTCAAATGTACGGAAATATGCCGCTGATCGAACCGCAGGAAACAAAAGAAGTCAAAAAAGTTGCAGAATTTGTGATTGTGATCGACACATCCATGTCCTGTTCCCAAAATCTGGTACGAAAATTTCTGGAAGAGACATATGGCATTTTGTGTGAAGAGGACAGCTTTTTTAAAAAGACCAACATTCATATCCTGCAGTGTGATGAGACTGTGCAGTCCGACCAAAAGATCACAAGCAAAGAAGAATTGAAAGAATATATGGAGCATCTAAAGTTGTACGGAGAGGGCGGGACGGATTTTCGTCCGGCATTTGCATATGTGGATCAGATGTTGGAAAATCATGAATTTGAAGAATTGAAGGGACTGCTCTATTTTACAGACGGTTACGGAATCTATCCGGGGAAAATGTCGGCATACAAGACGGCATTTGTATTTATGCAGGAGGATTACCGGGATGTGGACGTGCCGGCCTGGGCATTGAAACTTATTATAGAAGAATCAGAAATGGGAGGAGATACATGGATATAA
- a CDS encoding leucine-rich repeat protein — translation MKIHYRVSGEGIEIVRCFGTDSQVVIPEQIEGKPVIKAAPYAFSARKDKEEIDVQTYDTDQIGQRSAEEKLLAGDAVEEVVFPDTMREIGRYIFYGCRNLKKLEFSDNLMQIGSGAFTVCGNLQKLIVHLQFGSKSCVKEILGELWQRMDVTFVYENGAFGGQKAELVFPGHYEEAVENTPARILYTQHHGSGNNYRQCFLAKELDYEKYDELFSMAVVMEKLPVLIDLCFGRLLFPIRLSTRGETAYLGYIRSHLEEIVPYLIKNEQTERIRLISREKLWTSEGLDMAIECASDKQKSEILSLLMNERQQMQPVRKKKFVL, via the coding sequence ATGAAAATACATTACAGAGTATCTGGAGAGGGGATAGAGATCGTCCGGTGTTTCGGGACAGACAGTCAGGTTGTCATTCCGGAGCAGATTGAGGGGAAACCGGTAATAAAGGCAGCGCCCTATGCGTTTTCTGCAAGAAAAGACAAGGAAGAGATTGATGTACAGACATATGATACGGATCAGATCGGACAAAGGTCGGCAGAGGAAAAACTGCTTGCAGGCGATGCGGTGGAGGAAGTCGTTTTTCCCGATACCATGCGGGAGATCGGGCGTTATATTTTCTATGGATGCAGAAACTTAAAAAAGCTGGAGTTCTCGGACAATCTGATGCAGATCGGAAGCGGAGCGTTTACAGTGTGCGGAAATTTACAGAAACTGATTGTTCACTTGCAATTTGGAAGTAAAAGCTGTGTAAAAGAGATTCTGGGAGAGCTGTGGCAGAGAATGGATGTGACTTTCGTTTACGAAAACGGAGCATTTGGCGGTCAGAAAGCGGAGTTGGTATTCCCGGGGCATTATGAAGAAGCAGTGGAGAATACGCCAGCCCGGATTTTGTATACCCAGCATCATGGTTCGGGAAACAATTACCGGCAGTGTTTTCTGGCAAAGGAGTTGGATTACGAGAAATATGATGAATTGTTTTCTATGGCAGTGGTGATGGAAAAGCTGCCTGTACTCATTGATCTGTGTTTCGGGAGGCTTTTGTTTCCCATCCGGCTTTCGACAAGGGGAGAAACAGCTTATCTGGGATATATCAGGTCCCATCTGGAAGAAATCGTTCCATATCTGATCAAGAATGAACAGACAGAAAGGATACGCTTGATTTCCAGAGAAAAACTGTGGACATCAGAGGGGCTGGACATGGCGATCGAGTGCGCTTCCGACAAGCAGAAGTCGGAGATTTTAAGTCTGCTTATGAATGAACGGCAGCAGATGCAGCCGGTCAGAAAGAAAAAATTTGTGTTGTAA